CGATTGCAATGACCCAATTCAGCCACACCATATTATACTGCGGTGCCCATGGTCCTAGCCACCAAAACGCTAACGCAAAGCGTAACACGCGATCCACTGTTCCTAGATTTTGTT
The Candidatus Woesearchaeota archaeon DNA segment above includes these coding regions:
- a CDS encoding DUF2892 domain-containing protein, which codes for MKQNLGTVDRVLRFALAFWWLGPWAPQYNMVWLNWVIAIVGWIALVESFFCYCALKEMLGLKPQ